One window of the Hippocampus zosterae strain Florida chromosome 8, ASM2543408v3, whole genome shotgun sequence genome contains the following:
- the LOC127605786 gene encoding myosin light chain kinase 3-like → MSSSLVNSLARMYDPKPLHGQKPAGRKLSLNGLDKCPAATCASPCHHVASLRRIESRIDSLACQMESLLGVQQAVLTRLDALSRDVRGMERSRASMSEEAPRDADARAGEVSQVALVCGQLLGAAERVGEQMDSQGRRLDALEKVAEGTQQVIGFIGDVVKSSRLMRLLFKKPASPFKPKGKDDKEKGKLNPKAQKKRRSLETSEDTLSGSVLPEQVAKLNQKNIDHSHGNNKAEDGENGRHLDSSALILNDSNKESEEIFDDSGPDEEVEFDINSADFNPEKSDDERDERSNSEEADVSSQTATTTPIVKTESSDDVGIDADACDLKKSRVEGGQDPNADAVVLETETTERADSDAVRAEAERGNNQRSDVKEFLIDSSPPPSAPFDHRIVTPKPHQIAAYYSINRDEVLGGGRFGQVHKCIENSSGLTLAAKIIKARSQKEKDVVRNEIQVMNQLNHCNLIQLYAAFESRHDIILVMEYVEGGELFDRIIDENCNLTEFDTVLFIRQICEGLQYMHRMYILHLDLKPENILCVSRATNKIKIIDFGLARRYKPREKLKVNFGTPEFLAPEVINYEFVSFPTDMWSLGVITYMLLSGLSPFLGDDDNETLNNILACQWNFEEEEFTDVSEEAKDFITRLLVKSKSWRMSATEALRHPWLADQRLHYQLHVKKDKCQPTAPPSPES, encoded by the exons ATGAGCTCCAGCTTGGTCAACTCTTTAGCCAGAATGTATGATCCCAAACCGCTTCACGGTCAGAAGCCCGCTGGCCGAAAGCTCTCGCTCAACGGATTAGACAAGTGCCCGGCGGCTACTTGCGCTTCCCCCTGCCACCACGTCGCTTCGCTGCGCCGCATCGAGAGCCGCATCGACTCGTTGGCCTGCCAGATGGAGAGTTTGctcggcgtgcagcaggccgtCCTGACCCGACTGGACGCTTTGTCCCGCGACGTGAGAGGGATGGAGCGAAGCCGGGCGTCGATGAGCGAGGAGGCCCCCCGCGATGCTGACGCCCGAGCGGGCGAGGTCTCCCAAGTCGCGCTGGTGTGCGGGCAGTTGTTGGGGGCGGCGGAGAGGGTCGGCGAGCAAATGGACAGTCAGGGCCGTAGGCTGGACGCGCTGGAAAAAGTGGCGGAGGGCACCCAGCAGGTGATCGGCTTCATCGGCGACGTGGTGAAGAGCTCCCGGCTGATGAGGCTTCTCTTTAAAAAGCCCGCCAGCCCTTTCAAACCCAAG GGAAAAGACGACAAGGAGAAAGGAAAACTGAACCCGAAAGCCCAGAAGAAGAGGAGGTCCCTGGAAACTTCAG aAGACACACTGAGCGGATCGGTTCTGCCAGAGCAGGTGGCGAAACTCAACCAGAAGAACATCGACCATTCTCATGGAAACAACAAAGCCGAGGACGGGGAAAACGGACGACATCTCGACTCGTCCGCCTTGATTCTGAACGATTCCAATAAGGAGAGTGAAGAGATCTTTGACGACTCGGGCCCTGACGAAGAGGTTGAATTCGACATCAATTCGGCGGATTTCAATCCAGAGAAGAGCGACGATGAGCGAGATGAACGGAGTAACTCGGAAGAAGCAGACGTTTCTTCCCAGACCGCCACGACGACTCCTATCGTTAAAACCGAGAG CTCTGACGACGTCGGTATCGACGCGGACGCCTGCGATCTTAAAAAGAGTCGCGTGGAAGGCGGTCAAGATCCGAATGCCGACGCAGTCGTGTTGGAGACGGAGACCACCGAACGCGCCGACTCGGATGCGGTCCGCGCGGAGGCCGAACGGGGAAACAACCAgcggtctgatgtgaaggaatTCCTCATCG ACTCCAGTCCTCCGCCGTCGGCGCCTTTCGATCATCGCATCGTCACTCCCAAACCTCATCAAATTGCGGCCTACTACTCCATCAACAGAGACGAGGTCCTGGGAGG GGGACGTTTTGGCCAGGTCCACAAGTGTATCGAGAACTCATCCGGCCTAACGTTGGCCGCCAAGATCATTAAGGCCAGGAGCCAGAAGGaaaag GACGTGGTGAGGAACGAGATCCAGGTGATGAACCAGCTCAATCACTGCAACCTCATCCAGCTCTACGCGGCCTTTGAGTCTCGTCACGACATCATTCTGGTCATGGAGTA CGTCGAGGGGGGCGAACTGTTTGACCGCATCATCGACGAGAACTGCAACCTGACTGAGTTTGACACGGTGCTGTTTATCCGGCAAATCTGCGAGGGACTGCAATACATGCACCGAATGTACATACTACATCTCGACCTCAAG CCAGAGAACATTCTTTGTGTCAGCAGAGCAACAAACAAGATTAAAATAATCGATTTTGGTCTCGCCCGGAG GTATAAACCTCGAGAGAAGCTGAAGGTCAACTTCGGAACGCCCGAGTTTTTGGCCCCAGAAGTCATCAACTATGAGTTTGTTTCCTTCCCGACAGACATGTGGAGCCTCGGCGTCATCACTTACATGCT ACTCAGCGGCTTGTCTCCTTTCCTCGGGGATGACGACAACGAGACTCTCAACAACATCCTGGCCTGTCAGTGGAACTTTGAGGAGGAAGAGTTCACAGACGTTTCGGAAGAGGCCAAAGACTTCATCACACGTTTGCTGGTCAAGAGCAAAAGCTGGAGGATGAGCGCGACGGAAGCTCTCAGACACCCCTGGCTGGCAGACCAAAGGCTGCACTATCAGTTACATGTGAAG AAAGACAAATGTCAGCCCACAGCACCGCCCTCGCCAGAGTCCTAG